From the genome of Nitrospinota bacterium, one region includes:
- the prfB gene encoding peptide chain release factor 2 (programmed frameshift), with amino-acid sequence MIHTLDEIKAILLDLTARMERLEVFFDFESKVEELERLEKKIHEPDFWNDPHSAQKLLAEKTALTNRVKLFKDTYMKVNDASQLHQMAEEEKDNETIEEIDRSLKKLEDEVSSLEIKLTLSGEYDRGSAIVTVHAGAGGTESQDWAQMLFRMYMRFAEKNGFKTEVLDYQPGEEAGIKSVTFSIDGEYAYGYLKGETGVHRLVRISPFDSNKRRHTSFASAHVLPEIDDNVAVEIDEADLKVDTYRASGAGGQHVNKTDSAIRITHIPTGVIVQCQSERSQHKNRSTAMKVLRSKLFEIEEDKKKDKIDSISGEKKEIGFGSQIRNYVLQPYRMVKDARTGLETSNTEAVLDGDIMQFIEAYLSSSGNKPKPANSGSTSGKA; translated from the exons ATGATACATACACTCGATGAAATCAAGGCAATCCTTCTCGACCTGACCGCCAGGATGGAACGTCTT GAGGTTTTCTTTGACTTTGAAAGCAAGGTAGAAGAACTCGAACGACTGGAAAAGAAAATTCACGAACCGGATTTCTGGAACGATCCCCATTCCGCACAGAAACTGTTAGCGGAAAAAACCGCGCTGACAAACCGCGTTAAGCTGTTCAAAGATACATACATGAAGGTAAATGACGCGTCACAACTCCACCAGATGGCGGAGGAAGAAAAGGACAACGAAACGATCGAAGAGATCGACCGCTCCCTGAAAAAACTGGAAGACGAAGTATCCTCGCTTGAGATAAAACTCACGCTTTCCGGCGAATACGACCGCGGTAGCGCGATAGTTACCGTCCACGCCGGGGCGGGGGGGACCGAATCGCAGGATTGGGCACAGATGCTTTTCAGGATGTACATGCGCTTTGCCGAGAAAAACGGATTTAAAACCGAAGTGCTCGACTACCAGCCGGGAGAAGAAGCGGGAATTAAGAGCGTCACCTTTTCAATTGACGGCGAATATGCATACGGATATTTGAAGGGGGAGACCGGGGTTCACCGCCTTGTGCGCATCTCGCCGTTTGATTCCAACAAAAGACGGCATACCTCCTTCGCAAGCGCGCATGTGCTCCCGGAGATCGACGACAACGTGGCGGTGGAGATAGATGAAGCCGATCTAAAGGTCGACACGTATCGCGCGTCGGGAGCCGGAGGACAGCACGTAAACAAGACCGATTCCGCGATAAGAATTACCCATATACCTACCGGAGTCATTGTGCAGTGCCAATCTGAGAGATCCCAGCATAAGAACAGGTCGACCGCCATGAAAGTATTACGATCCAAGCTTTTCGAAATTGAAGAGGACAAGAAAAAGGACAAGATCGATTCCATCTCCGGCGAGAAGAAGGAGATAGGATTTGGAAGCCAAATACGCAATTACGTACTTCAGCCATACAGGATGGTCAAGGATGCGAGAACCGGCCTTGAAACCAGCAATACCGAAGCGGTGCTCGATGGGGATATAATGCAGTTCATTGAAGCGTACCTGTCGAGTTCCGGCAACAAGCCGAAACCTGCAAATTCGGGATCAACCAGCGGGAAGGCGTAA
- the pseG gene encoding UDP-2,4-diacetamido-2,4,6-trideoxy-beta-L-altropyranose hydrolase, whose product MSKKKNEKRVLIRADGSKKVGFGHLVRTANLAQELIKAGWVVKFFTLMEENDKSPANFFELRNLKYRKELKTIHDPAKVHLEEMKHFNCSITILDSYSVDDSYRHYLKKAGVTIIAVDDVYKHYSHSDIVLNHNPSADTSRYGDYRGKMLVGPTYSLISPRFSNIKRKLPSWLSPPNILVTMGGSDATDQRTRVVRILESMTEKFNITVVGGFYSARSETGKKGSGVKHKIEFIGKSDDFPAVVEKSDAAITAGGITTMELASAGIPFIVLLTDSFQLDNAKEWEKLGAGIYGGDTSKLSDEELREVFSRFIALNRKWVTMGLSGREIFDGKGAERAAQKITEFLS is encoded by the coding sequence ATGTCGAAAAAGAAAAACGAAAAGAGAGTTCTTATCCGGGCAGACGGATCGAAAAAAGTCGGGTTTGGGCATCTGGTCCGCACTGCGAATCTCGCCCAGGAGCTGATCAAGGCTGGGTGGGTTGTAAAATTCTTTACCCTTATGGAAGAAAACGACAAAAGCCCCGCGAACTTCTTCGAACTGCGCAACCTCAAATACCGTAAGGAGCTGAAGACAATTCACGATCCGGCCAAGGTACACTTGGAAGAGATGAAACACTTTAACTGCTCCATCACGATACTCGACTCCTATTCGGTGGACGACTCCTATCGACATTACCTTAAAAAGGCCGGGGTTACCATTATCGCCGTGGACGATGTATACAAGCATTACTCCCACTCCGATATAGTTCTGAACCACAATCCCTCCGCGGACACCAGCCGATACGGGGATTACCGCGGGAAGATGCTGGTTGGCCCTACCTACTCGCTGATAAGTCCGAGATTCAGCAATATCAAAAGAAAGCTCCCCTCATGGCTAAGTCCCCCCAACATCCTTGTCACCATGGGGGGCTCCGACGCAACGGACCAGAGAACCCGCGTGGTGCGCATACTTGAAAGCATGACGGAAAAATTCAACATCACCGTCGTCGGCGGATTCTACTCCGCCAGATCCGAAACCGGAAAAAAAGGGAGCGGTGTAAAACATAAAATTGAGTTCATCGGAAAGAGCGACGATTTCCCCGCAGTTGTTGAAAAATCCGACGCCGCTATCACTGCCGGAGGAATTACGACAATGGAGCTTGCATCAGCCGGCATTCCGTTCATTGTGCTCCTTACCGATTCCTTTCAACTCGACAACGCGAAAGAATGGGAAAAACTTGGAGCCGGCATTTACGGCGGAGATACATCGAAACTTTCGGACGAAGAGTTAAGGGAGGTTTTCAGCCGGTTCATCGCGCTGAACAGGAAGTGGGTGACAATGGGACTTTCCGGACGCGAAATATTCGACGGCAAAGGTGCGGAAAGAGCGGCTCAAAAGATCACAGAATTCCTCTCCTGA
- the amrB gene encoding AmmeMemoRadiSam system protein B, protein MEFTETKPLVRIVEPVPIEYGGQKLILLRDPQRITDITLTVSFPAYWVISQMDGQNTVQQIRDAYNGTFKTSLPVSEVEKLVSMLDKSFFLENDNFSKHRESVIKTFFDSDTRPAVLAGQSYPKDGKELNAELDSYLSQFKPNGKIPYAIVAPHIDLKAGSRSFGAAFSNLKDSKAETFLILGIGHSLGGDFFACIDKDFETPLGRSAIDMEFQGELEKYFGEPIYNDAFAHKFEHSIEFQVLFLQKLFGGDSGRKIVPILFSFPDEIDGLDHPKFNLARVQAFSSALKKTVEKMGDRLCIVAGIDLGHIGKRFGQPDGATKERLELLEKEDRELLSFVAEVNKPEFHKLVKNINPKNNICGFPALYILLDLLQGKKGELLDYGQSVEGNNDSAVSFAAMAFHHES, encoded by the coding sequence ATGGAATTTACAGAAACTAAACCGCTTGTCAGAATCGTGGAACCTGTCCCTATCGAATACGGTGGACAGAAACTCATTCTCCTAAGGGATCCGCAGAGGATTACCGACATCACCCTTACCGTTTCCTTTCCGGCCTACTGGGTTATCAGCCAGATGGACGGCCAAAATACCGTGCAACAGATAAGGGACGCGTACAACGGCACGTTCAAAACGAGCCTCCCTGTCAGCGAGGTGGAAAAACTGGTGTCGATGCTCGACAAATCATTTTTCCTTGAAAACGACAACTTCAGCAAACACAGGGAATCGGTGATAAAAACGTTCTTTGACAGCGATACTCGACCGGCAGTCCTTGCCGGGCAGAGCTACCCCAAGGACGGCAAGGAATTAAACGCAGAACTTGACAGTTACCTGTCGCAATTCAAGCCGAACGGAAAGATACCGTACGCCATTGTCGCCCCCCATATCGACCTGAAAGCGGGCTCCCGCTCCTTTGGCGCGGCCTTTTCAAATCTCAAGGATTCAAAAGCTGAAACATTCCTGATACTGGGAATAGGCCATTCGCTCGGCGGGGATTTCTTCGCCTGCATAGACAAGGATTTCGAAACACCGCTAGGCAGAAGCGCCATAGACATGGAATTCCAGGGGGAACTTGAGAAATACTTCGGAGAGCCGATATACAACGACGCCTTCGCCCACAAGTTCGAACATTCGATCGAATTTCAGGTTCTGTTCCTGCAAAAACTTTTCGGTGGAGATTCAGGCAGAAAAATTGTCCCTATCCTCTTCTCGTTCCCGGACGAGATAGACGGGCTGGATCATCCGAAATTCAACCTGGCCCGGGTTCAGGCTTTTTCCAGCGCGCTTAAAAAAACGGTAGAGAAAATGGGTGACCGTCTCTGCATCGTTGCAGGGATAGATCTCGGGCATATCGGAAAAAGGTTCGGTCAGCCGGATGGAGCCACAAAAGAGCGTCTTGAACTTCTTGAAAAGGAGGACAGGGAACTTCTCTCGTTTGTCGCCGAAGTGAACAAACCGGAATTTCATAAACTCGTGAAGAATATAAATCCGAAAAACAATATCTGCGGTTTTCCAGCCCTTTACATCCTGCTCGACCTCCTGCAAGGAAAGAAGGGGGAACTGCTCGACTACGGTCAGAGCGTGGAAGGGAACAACGACTCCGCAGTATCGTTCGCCGCAATGGCGTTCCACCACGAATCGTGA
- a CDS encoding serine hydroxymethyltransferase, with the protein MTPLEKLDPEIFKSIQDETRRQSSTLEMIASENFVEEAVLEAQGSVLTNKYAEGYPGKRYYGGCEFVDVAETLAIERAKKIFGADHANVQPHSGSQANTSVYVAMLKPGDKIMGMDLSHGGHLTHGHPINISGRMYNIVSYGVNRDTERVEADDILRIAREHKPNLIIAGWSAYPRILDFEVFAQAANETGALLMTDMAHFAGLVAAGLHPSPVPHSDFVTTTTHKTLRGPRGGMVLCKKEHAKALNSAIFPGIQGGPLMHVIAAKAVAFKLALEPEFKVYQAQILKNAKTLADNLLSAGFRLVSGGTDVHLVLVDLRPKNITGKEAEEVLEKAGITVNKNTIPFDPEKPMVTSGVRIGTPALTTRGMKEKEMTQIAEWITEAIEKRDNETAIGEIRKKVEKLCANFPLYKDRLVS; encoded by the coding sequence ATGACGCCTCTTGAAAAACTGGATCCGGAAATTTTCAAGTCGATACAGGATGAAACCCGCAGACAGTCTTCCACACTTGAAATGATAGCTTCAGAAAATTTTGTTGAGGAAGCGGTACTCGAGGCGCAAGGCTCCGTTCTGACAAACAAGTATGCTGAAGGATACCCCGGCAAGAGGTATTACGGCGGCTGCGAATTCGTCGACGTGGCGGAAACGCTCGCTATCGAACGGGCGAAAAAGATCTTCGGCGCGGATCACGCAAACGTACAGCCACACTCCGGTTCGCAGGCGAATACAAGCGTCTACGTCGCCATGCTGAAGCCCGGTGACAAGATCATGGGGATGGACCTCTCCCACGGCGGACATCTAACGCATGGTCATCCGATTAATATCTCCGGCAGGATGTACAACATCGTCAGCTACGGAGTAAACAGGGATACCGAGAGAGTTGAGGCGGACGACATCCTACGCATAGCACGCGAGCACAAGCCGAACCTGATAATCGCCGGGTGGTCGGCATATCCGCGCATACTCGATTTCGAGGTTTTCGCGCAGGCGGCAAATGAAACAGGCGCCCTACTCATGACCGATATGGCACACTTCGCAGGACTCGTCGCCGCGGGGCTTCACCCAAGCCCGGTGCCGCACTCCGATTTCGTAACAACAACTACACATAAAACCCTCCGCGGTCCGCGCGGAGGGATGGTGCTCTGCAAAAAGGAACATGCAAAAGCTCTCAACTCCGCCATCTTCCCCGGTATTCAGGGGGGGCCACTCATGCATGTAATCGCAGCGAAGGCGGTTGCCTTCAAGCTCGCGCTTGAGCCGGAGTTCAAGGTTTATCAGGCACAGATATTGAAAAACGCGAAAACCCTTGCGGACAATTTATTGAGCGCGGGTTTCAGGCTGGTAAGCGGCGGGACAGATGTGCATCTTGTGCTTGTCGACCTTAGACCCAAGAACATAACCGGCAAGGAAGCTGAGGAGGTTCTTGAAAAAGCCGGCATTACCGTTAATAAAAATACGATCCCATTCGATCCTGAAAAACCGATGGTAACGAGCGGCGTACGCATCGGCACACCTGCGCTTACCACGAGAGGGATGAAGGAAAAAGAGATGACACAGATTGCCGAATGGATAACCGAGGCAATAGAAAAGCGTGACAACGAAACAGCTATCGGTGAAATCAGAAAGAAAGTGGAAAAGCTCTGCGCCAACTTTCCGCTGTATAAAGACCGGCTTGTAAGCTGA
- a CDS encoding discoidin domain-containing protein, translated as MAYDIDFLIGGTATASSTNGSNTPSKGFDDDTGTKWQASATTSPQWIKYQLATAKRGEKLRLRPDYSTGGSVLLIKNFKLYGSNDDSVWDNLLTEATSTNADQWFEYAFSNSTAYLYYKLEIIDHWYTPFSAYFTGIKEMELMERLYLVKSTIPRYDVLQPMTKTASSRYSNLQRSVKNFSNIYSNFQTIQKYLLASYRLLVPEVEIYTSSGVKIDTLYFGLLKSGEMSAEMTLYLWNRKSGTAEVLEMKDVYLSLALTDGEYSGGSLPNGQEMVDEKWLEVKSSGVSGTGITDDAHSFFAPVGGEPVSEGRRIGNIPPGAARHIQMRLNVPSAVDTPFSVFPKLVVSHRPANAGGFGHYFGHRHGKGTDSGASYG; from the coding sequence ATGGCATACGATATCGATTTCCTGATAGGGGGGACGGCCACAGCTTCCAGCACAAACGGCTCGAATACGCCGAGCAAGGGTTTCGATGACGACACCGGAACCAAGTGGCAAGCGAGCGCGACTACCTCTCCGCAGTGGATAAAGTATCAGCTTGCTACCGCGAAGAGGGGAGAAAAACTCCGCCTTCGCCCCGACTATTCGACAGGCGGGTCGGTGTTGCTGATAAAGAATTTCAAGCTGTACGGCTCCAACGACGATAGCGTGTGGGACAATCTGTTGACGGAAGCTACATCGACAAACGCGGATCAGTGGTTTGAGTATGCATTTTCAAATTCTACGGCTTATCTCTACTACAAGCTGGAGATCATCGACCACTGGTATACCCCCTTCAGCGCGTACTTTACTGGGATCAAGGAGATGGAGCTTATGGAGAGGCTCTATCTGGTGAAATCCACAATTCCAAGATATGACGTGCTCCAGCCGATGACAAAGACGGCCTCTTCCCGCTATTCCAATCTGCAGAGATCGGTTAAGAATTTCTCAAATATTTATTCCAATTTCCAGACGATACAAAAATATTTGCTTGCTTCATATCGTCTCCTGGTCCCGGAAGTGGAAATTTACACCTCTTCTGGTGTGAAGATCGACACTCTATATTTCGGACTTTTGAAAAGCGGCGAAATGTCGGCCGAGATGACGCTGTATCTTTGGAACCGGAAGAGCGGAACAGCGGAAGTTTTGGAGATGAAAGATGTTTACCTCTCTCTTGCCTTGACGGACGGCGAGTACAGCGGAGGTTCGCTCCCAAATGGTCAGGAAATGGTTGATGAAAAATGGCTGGAGGTAAAAAGCTCCGGCGTTTCTGGTACAGGCATTACGGACGACGCGCATTCCTTTTTTGCTCCTGTCGGCGGCGAACCGGTGAGCGAAGGGCGAAGGATCGGCAACATACCACCAGGAGCGGCGCGGCACATCCAGATGCGGTTAAATGTTCCATCGGCAGTCGACACGCCGTTCAGCGTATTTCCAAAACTGGTTGTTTCACACAGACCCGCCAATGCGGGGGGATTCGGGCATTATTTCGGTCATCGCCACGGAAAGGGGACCGATTCGGGAGCAAGTTATGGGTGA
- a CDS encoding DUF1834 family protein, whose protein sequence is MYTANQLEDAIVTAIESGGMKASVFGRKPSADEFLKEVVTSPKVFVVFNGSTTGVRSAMKKRHLFSFHLYIVARNLRSPSSAVRGDVVTGGIYNTLDTARNILQGSDAGLNIQPIRFVRESVFDKSDTQTVFRQEWELEIFE, encoded by the coding sequence ATGTACACGGCAAACCAGCTTGAAGACGCGATAGTAACCGCTATAGAGAGCGGCGGGATGAAAGCCTCGGTATTCGGAAGAAAACCGTCGGCGGATGAGTTTTTAAAAGAGGTGGTGACATCGCCGAAAGTGTTTGTGGTTTTTAATGGAAGTACCACCGGTGTCCGAAGCGCGATGAAGAAAAGACATCTGTTCTCGTTTCATCTCTACATCGTGGCGAGAAACCTCCGATCCCCCTCTTCCGCAGTAAGGGGTGACGTTGTCACTGGGGGGATATACAACACACTTGATACCGCGCGAAATATTCTCCAGGGGTCGGACGCAGGCTTGAACATTCAGCCGATCCGGTTTGTCAGGGAAAGCGTGTTTGATAAATCGGATACACAGACGGTCTTTCGGCAGGAATGGGAACTGGAAATTTTTGAGTGA
- a CDS encoding DUF1320 domain-containing protein codes for MAYSTEADLKERVDEALLIQLTDRSGSGVVDTALVSAAIEDADALINGFISPVYQVPLSPVPRIVKEYSASIAIYKLHLYRSVEGPAWKDAYKMAISFFSLVGERKVALEGVVDKPSPSGVLASSVGYTAEERKFSRTKLSEW; via the coding sequence ATGGCATATTCAACAGAGGCGGATTTAAAGGAGAGGGTCGACGAGGCTTTGCTGATACAGCTGACGGACAGGAGCGGAAGCGGTGTCGTCGATACCGCTCTTGTAAGCGCGGCGATCGAAGACGCGGACGCACTTATAAACGGATTCATATCCCCTGTGTATCAGGTGCCTCTCTCCCCGGTCCCGAGGATAGTAAAGGAGTATTCGGCGTCTATCGCCATTTACAAACTTCACCTCTATCGTTCGGTTGAAGGCCCGGCGTGGAAGGATGCCTACAAAATGGCTATTAGTTTTTTCAGCCTGGTCGGTGAACGCAAGGTCGCTCTTGAAGGGGTGGTCGACAAACCTTCACCTTCGGGCGTATTAGCATCAAGCGTCGGATATACGGCGGAAGAGCGCAAATTTTCGCGAACAAAACTGTCGGAGTGGTAA
- a CDS encoding Mu-like prophage major head subunit gpT family protein, with protein MRISSFISAVIAVVICGDDSAPLSLRNVALLGVVINQATLEAAYTGFKTVFQRAYDGAATSLRNLAVVVPSSARQEEYKWLGQFPGLREWIGERVVKDLSVDGFVIKNRDFEATVSVDRNDIEDDAIGLYRPMIEQLAESAKQHPDELIFDLLVKGFTSLCFDGQNFFSASHPNGKLAAWSNTSADVLSATTYQDARAQMMSLVNDEGRPLRILPNFLIVPPQMEGLARQILRADKSANGETNIWKDSADVIVAPELAANPTYWFLADLRHAAKPFIFQTRREPQFVALDQLADENVFMRKEYVYGVDYRGNSGYGLPHLIFGSTGGA; from the coding sequence TTGAGAATATCAAGTTTCATTTCGGCGGTCATTGCCGTGGTTATTTGCGGAGACGATAGCGCGCCTCTATCGCTTAGGAATGTGGCGTTGCTTGGCGTAGTGATCAATCAGGCGACGCTTGAAGCGGCATACACAGGATTTAAGACTGTTTTCCAGAGAGCATACGACGGCGCGGCGACTTCGCTTCGTAACCTGGCGGTTGTTGTCCCCTCTTCGGCAAGGCAGGAAGAGTACAAGTGGCTCGGTCAGTTTCCCGGTCTTCGCGAGTGGATAGGGGAAAGAGTGGTCAAGGATCTTTCGGTAGACGGTTTTGTGATAAAGAACCGCGATTTTGAAGCTACCGTTTCGGTGGACAGGAACGACATCGAAGACGACGCGATAGGCCTTTACAGGCCGATGATAGAACAGCTCGCCGAATCGGCAAAACAGCATCCGGACGAACTTATCTTTGATCTCCTGGTGAAAGGTTTCACCTCGCTATGTTTTGATGGCCAGAACTTTTTCTCCGCGTCGCATCCGAACGGCAAGCTCGCGGCATGGAGCAATACCTCGGCTGACGTGCTGAGCGCGACGACCTATCAGGATGCGAGGGCGCAGATGATGAGCCTCGTGAATGACGAAGGGCGTCCGCTCAGGATACTTCCGAATTTCCTCATCGTTCCGCCGCAGATGGAAGGGCTTGCGAGGCAGATATTGCGCGCAGATAAATCGGCGAACGGCGAGACGAATATCTGGAAGGATTCAGCCGACGTAATAGTCGCGCCGGAACTTGCCGCGAATCCTACCTACTGGTTCCTTGCGGACCTCAGGCATGCGGCGAAACCGTTCATATTCCAGACCAGGAGGGAGCCGCAGTTTGTCGCTCTTGACCAGCTGGCGGACGAAAACGTTTTCATGCGCAAGGAGTATGTATACGGCGTCGATTACCGGGGCAATTCGGGTTACGGTCTACCGCACCTCATCTTCGGTTCCACCGGCGGCGCGTAA
- a CDS encoding phage protease produces the protein MNLINKKVQLVPAGSFAHEAGLQVIDAEALERILKGAKREGRDIPVDFGHESFTASEAEAAGWVALNSLETTPDGLYGKIEWTQRGEESLRQKGFRYLSPVFVFNPAHSVGGRLHIERVVSFGLTNHPNIGSMKPLLNQNLMEEKMHELLIGLKEALGLAEETETPDVLSKAVESIKMLHSAREGIANLKATLDMPEEAGEEEVLEAAKTAIESTGGTIEETASTIEELARLREELTSMKEKELKEKIGSAIESGKILPAQKEWAYSYASSDPEGFSRFLANSRSIVRMGEIVSAKNSGSAVEAIGEVQEKINSLLGISREVFDTYNS, from the coding sequence ATGAATTTGATAAACAAAAAGGTACAGCTCGTTCCCGCGGGGAGTTTTGCGCACGAAGCGGGACTGCAGGTTATAGACGCGGAGGCTCTTGAGAGAATCCTCAAAGGAGCGAAAAGGGAGGGGCGCGACATCCCGGTCGACTTCGGGCATGAATCGTTTACCGCCTCGGAGGCCGAAGCGGCTGGGTGGGTTGCATTGAATAGTCTTGAAACAACTCCAGACGGGCTGTATGGAAAAATCGAATGGACACAAAGGGGGGAGGAGTCCCTAAGGCAAAAAGGGTTCCGCTACCTGTCTCCTGTTTTTGTCTTCAATCCCGCCCATTCTGTTGGCGGGAGACTGCACATAGAAAGGGTAGTCAGTTTCGGTCTTACGAATCACCCGAATATCGGGTCGATGAAGCCACTTTTAAACCAAAATCTAATGGAGGAAAAAATGCATGAATTGTTGATAGGCCTCAAGGAGGCGCTGGGCCTTGCTGAGGAAACGGAAACGCCGGATGTTTTATCCAAAGCGGTTGAAAGCATAAAGATGCTTCATTCCGCGCGGGAGGGTATTGCGAATTTGAAAGCCACTCTCGATATGCCGGAAGAAGCCGGGGAGGAGGAAGTTCTCGAGGCGGCAAAAACGGCGATTGAATCGACTGGCGGGACGATAGAGGAAACAGCCTCAACCATCGAAGAGCTGGCGCGACTTAGGGAAGAGCTCACATCAATGAAAGAGAAGGAGCTGAAGGAAAAGATCGGTTCCGCTATCGAGTCGGGAAAAATTCTTCCGGCTCAGAAGGAGTGGGCATATAGCTACGCTTCTTCCGATCCTGAAGGATTCAGCCGATTCCTCGCCAACAGCAGGTCGATCGTCAGGATGGGGGAAATAGTCTCGGCGAAAAATTCCGGTTCGGCTGTCGAGGCGATAGGCGAAGTTCAGGAAAAAATAAACTCGCTCCTTGGTATCTCCAGGGAAGTATTCGACACCTATAACAGTTAA
- a CDS encoding DUF935 domain-containing protein, with product MNDSGKFAPGVKLVEAVSPAGFRSYPGKNLTPEKLASLLRELDQGYCRNAMELFGEMEEKDIHLATVMQTRITATASTSRRIVPASDSDEARKHCDFISEVWEGISGKTLAIHDILSSIGKGFSVTEMVFEVREGNLIVSELKFCPQTLFTFFDMKGGGKILEFPLYLPYGESEGEKLPRDKFIFHINRSAGSGLLQGGLYRGLAWYFLFTNYSIKDWMSFMDVYGIPLRLGKFKPSADESSRNILKKAVQDLGSDAAAIISEDTTIEFIESRLAGSHDLFQNAVEFFNRQKSKRVLGQTLTTEHGQSGSYSLGNVHDRVRMDILRFDCAMLDETLTRDFIVPLIKANFGEQKVYPRFVSDFENRESKTKKLDDLRKLFEMGLPLPVSQLYESAGILPPSSVEEVLRSENGKGAAR from the coding sequence ATGAACGATTCTGGAAAATTTGCGCCTGGGGTCAAGCTGGTTGAGGCTGTCTCGCCCGCGGGATTCCGCTCTTACCCGGGAAAGAACCTCACACCTGAAAAGCTTGCCTCCCTGTTGAGGGAGCTTGACCAGGGTTACTGCAGAAACGCGATGGAGCTTTTCGGCGAAATGGAGGAGAAGGATATCCATCTTGCTACCGTCATGCAGACGAGGATAACCGCGACAGCTTCCACATCAAGGCGGATTGTTCCAGCCTCTGATAGCGATGAGGCGAGGAAGCATTGCGATTTCATCTCCGAGGTGTGGGAGGGGATAAGCGGAAAAACTCTTGCCATTCACGACATCCTTTCATCGATAGGAAAAGGCTTTTCGGTTACTGAGATGGTCTTTGAGGTTCGCGAAGGAAACCTGATAGTGAGCGAACTGAAGTTTTGTCCGCAGACGCTCTTTACCTTTTTCGACATGAAGGGGGGCGGAAAGATACTTGAGTTTCCGCTCTATCTCCCATACGGAGAGTCTGAAGGGGAGAAGCTTCCGCGAGATAAATTCATTTTTCACATAAACCGTTCGGCGGGGAGCGGTCTTTTGCAGGGGGGGCTGTACCGCGGCCTTGCGTGGTACTTTCTTTTTACCAATTACTCCATAAAAGACTGGATGTCTTTCATGGATGTGTACGGAATTCCGTTAAGACTTGGCAAATTCAAGCCGTCTGCCGATGAAAGTTCGCGGAATATCCTGAAAAAAGCTGTGCAGGATCTCGGCTCGGACGCGGCGGCGATTATCAGCGAGGATACAACAATAGAATTCATAGAATCGCGGCTAGCCGGCAGTCACGATCTTTTTCAGAACGCAGTCGAGTTTTTCAATCGTCAGAAGAGCAAGCGGGTGCTGGGGCAGACGCTTACGACGGAGCACGGGCAGAGCGGTTCATACTCACTTGGCAATGTTCACGACAGGGTGAGGATGGACATACTCCGTTTCGATTGCGCGATGCTTGATGAGACTTTGACAAGGGATTTCATTGTCCCCCTCATCAAGGCGAATTTCGGGGAGCAGAAAGTCTATCCACGTTTTGTTTCTGATTTCGAGAACCGCGAATCAAAAACAAAAAAGCTTGATGACCTGAGAAAGCTCTTCGAAATGGGGCTACCGCTTCCTGTCTCACAGCTATACGAGTCTGCCGGGATACTCCCCCCTTCAAGCGTGGAAGAAGTCCTCCGCAGTGAAAACGGGAAGGGGGCGGCGCGATGA